A single Anopheles arabiensis isolate DONGOLA chromosome 2, AaraD3, whole genome shotgun sequence DNA region contains:
- the LOC120895524 gene encoding uncharacterized protein LOC120895524, with protein MGAKVLWSIAVLLLATVSVASGQQGRCEDVDNFGLVRDRFFCYRFYQCIDGNPYPLRCPDDQWFDEERQVCDNPANVTCELEDRPPTVTPTPGICNGAPDNQFVLHPLFCNEYYLCVGEIGFPIMCPPGLWFDQTRQICGDPADISCPHGRPGAARCRDEPDFGLVRSEYACYRYYQCVNGFPYPMTCPEGLWFDAERDICDEPENVECELSPGLPTPPTPGICNDAPNNVLRPNPTACNKYYVCVGQIGWSKYCPLNMWFDEERQTCTQPGLTNCTLGPDIPPPRPDNPCNDVDNLSFVKDDFFCYQYYQCRNGYPFPLICPADQWFDENLQRCADYQTVECEVDGPPPTIKPTPGICNDVIGERLVLHPRFCNQYYICSEQVGIPVICPTGLWFDEDTQSCRSPLQVDCPHGATPPPEDPYMMCNGVEGFGLVRHPNFCYRYYQCIDGVPYPMICEGDLWFDRERQVCDMPMYVECDVTPPPVVRPPPTAGICNGAPNGRLEGNPQYCNQYYICVNEIGWRLVCPAGYWFDVEGQTCSEAGTVECGLAPERPPTTPNPYAPCIGIPNNAYVRDEAFCYRYYKCVNGSPFPMICPGEQWFDDRRQQCRPQEEVECIITEPPPRPPPTAGICNGVSNSIQVPNPFSCNQFYICVDQIGFPQVCPPGMWFDEDRQTCLPVAETSCNLGPPTTTTIAPHPWGQCDVVPNFSFVRNEYYCYRYFQCIDGRPYPLICPGEQWFNEEEQRCDDQENVRCIVNPAPPSVPATPGICNDAANGEMVLNPRACNQYYVCVDEIGYLLMCPDGLWFDAQAQRCGPPAQVYCPLVPPVTTPDPFELCDDVPEGGLLRNEFYCYRYFECKNSVPYPMICRAGLWFDQERQMCDIPSRVPCFLRPGVPGPPVATPDICKDVPNGRFARNWNFCNQYYLCVDEIGYSQICPDGLWYDDNRQICDIPENVECPLSPTTIAPSPWDRCAGVEDLSFIPDDDFCYRYYQCVNGIPYPMICPNDQWFDYRRQLCDFTQNVQCEVHDVLPPPLPTDGICTGQSNSIQVLHPVFCNRFYICVDQVGFPQICPAGLWFDETRQTCASPTEVDCPNGLTTTPSPIEGICNDVPQGTYVPNPLDCSRYYVCVNNYPYSVQCPGGNWFDSNLLRCVPIDEAECADTVTTVPTPGVCAGREDGVRVPSPDSCSLFYTCLNEIGEPSFCPPGLWFSEELQDCDEADNVECTVEPSTPPTGGICTGQPDGAYVASPYSCRQFYVCVNEAGYPTFCFGDLFFSEAAQECVDPSESECVE; from the exons ATGGGTGCTAAAG TTCTGTGGAGTATTGCCGTACTCCTGTTGGCCACCGTATCGGTCGCCAGCGGGCAACAGGGTCGCTGTGAGGACGTAGACAACTTCGGGCTGGTGCGTGATCGGTTCTTCTGCTACCGCTTCTACCAGTGCATCGATGGTAATCCCTACCCGTTGCGCTGTCCCGACGACCAATGGTTCGACGAGGAGCGTCAGGTGTGTGATAATCCGGCCAACGTGACGTGTGAGCTGGAGGATCGTCCTCCGACCGTTACGCCAACGCCCGGAATTTGCAATGGTGCCCCGGACAACCAGTTCGTGCTGCATCCGCTGTTCTGTAACGAGTACTACCTGTGCGTCGGTGAGATTGGATTCCCGATCATGTGCCCGCCGGGGCTGTGGTTCGATCAGACGCGCCAGATTTGTGGTGATCCGGCTGACATTAGCTGCCCCCATGGACGCCCCGGTGCGGCCCGGTGTCGTGACGAGCCGGACTTTGGGCTGGTACGGAGCGAGTATGCCTGCTACCGGTACTACCAGTGTGTGAATGGGTTCCCTTACCCGATGACCTGTCCCGAGGGGCTGTGGTTCGATGCCGAGCGGGATATCTGTGACGAGCCGGAAAATGTGGAGTGTGAGCTGAGTCCAGGGCTGCCGACGCCTCCAACGCCCGGCATCTGTAACGATGCGCCCAACAATGTGCTGCGCCCGAATCCGACCGCCTGTAACAAGTACTACGTGTGCGTGGGTCAGATCGGTTGGTCCAAGTACTGTCCCCTGAACATGTGGTTCGATGAGGAAAGGCAGACGTGCACCCAGCCTGGGCTTACGAACTGTACGCTGGGGCCGGATATTCCACCACCGCGACCGGACAACCCGTGCAATGATGTGGACAACCTGTCGTTCGTCAAGGATGACTTCTTCTGCTACCAGTACTACCAGTGCCGCAATGGATATCCGTTCCCGCTCATCTGCCCCGCCGATCAGTGGTTCGATGAGAATCTGCAGCGTTGTGCCGACTACCAAACGGTTGAGTGTGAGGTTGATGGACCACCGCCCACGATCAAGCCTACGCCCGGTATCTGTAATGATGTGATCGGGGAGCGATTGGTGTTGCATCCTCGTTTCTGCAACCAGTACTACATCTGCTCGGAACAGGTCGGCATCCCGGTGATCTGTCCCACCGGACTTTGGTTCGATGAGGATACACAATCCTGTCGCTCGCCACTTCAAGTTGACTGTCCACATGGAGCGACTCCTCCGCCCGAAGACCCCTACATGATGTGCAACGGTGTCGAAGGATTTGGGCTGGTGCGTCATCCTAACTTCTGCTATCGCTACTACCAGTGCATTGACGGTGTCCCGTATCCGATGATCTGCGAAGGTGATCTCTGGTTCGATCGCGAGCGTCAGGTGTGTGATATGCCTATGTATGTCGAATGCGACGTAACGCCACCGCCCGTAGTGAGACCACCACCGACGGCTGGCATCTGTAATGGAGCTCCAAACGGTCGATTGGAAGGTAATCCACAGTACTGCAACCAGTACTACATCTGCGTGAACGAGATCGGCTGGCGTTTGGTGTGTCCCGCTGGTTATTGGTTCGATGTGGAGGGACAGACCTGCTCAGAGGCGGGCACGGTTGAATGTGGCCTTGCTCCAGAGCGTCCTCCAACTACCCCGAACCCGTACGCTCCCTGCATCGGCATCCCGAACAATGCGTACGTGCGTGATGAAGCCTTCTGCTACCGTTACTACAAGTGCGTCAACGGATCACCCTTCCCAATGATCTGCCCAGGCGAGCAGTGGTTCGACGATCGTCGCCAGCAGTGTCGTCCACAGGAGGAGGTTGAGTGTATCATCACGGAGCCGCCACCACGTCCACCGCCAACGGCCGGCATCTGTAACGGTGTGTCCAACTCGATCCAGGTGCCGAATCCGTTCAGCTGCAATCAGTTCTACATCTGCGTGGACCAGATCGGTTTCCCGCAGGTATGCCCTCCGGGCATGTGGTTCGACGAGGATCGACAGACGTGTCTGCCCGTGGCGGAAACTTCCTGTAATCTTGGACCCCCAACGACGACCACGATTGCGCCTCACCCGTGGGGACAGTGTGATGTTGTGCCTAACTTTAGCTTCGTGCGCAACGAGTACTACTGCTACCGGTACTTCCAGTGCATTGATGGACGGCCCTATCCGCTCATCTGCCCCGGCGAGCAGTGGTTCAACGAGGAGGAACAGCGCTGCGATGATCAGGAGAATGTGAGGTGCATTGTGAACCCGGCTCCGCCATCAGTTCCGGCCACTCCGGGCATCTGCAATGATGCGGCGAATGGAGAGATGGTGCTGAACCCGCGAGCCTGCAACCAGTACTACGTCTGTGTGGACGAGATCGGCTACTTGTTGATGTGTCCGGATGGTCTTTGGTTCGATGCACAGGCTCAACGATGTGGCCCACCGGCTCAAGTGTACTGTCCGCTGGTGCCGCCCGTTACGACGCCCGATCCGTTCGAGCTGTGCGACGACGTGCCGGAGGGTGGACTGCTGCGCAACGAGTTCTACTGCTATCGGTACTTTGAGTGCAAGAACTCGGTCCCGTACCCGATGATTTGTCGCGCCGGGCTGTGGTTCGATCAGGAGCGTCAGATGTGCGATATACCGAGCCGCGTGCCGTGCTTCCTGCGCCCGGGTGTTCCTGGACCGCCGGTGGCCACACCCGACATCTGCAAGGATGTGCCGAATGGGCGTTTTGCGCGCAACTGGAACTTCTGCAACCAGTACTACCTGTGCGTGGATGAGATCGGCTACTCGCAGATCTGTCCCGATGGGCTGTGGTACGATGATAATCGCCAGATCTGTGACATACCCGAGAATGTGGAGTGTCCACTGTCGCCCACCACGATCGCTCCCTCGCCGTGGGATCGCTGTGCGGGCGTGGAGGACCTTTCCTTCATACCGGACGATGACTTCTGCTACCGCTACTACCAGTGTGTGAACGGCATCCCTTACCCGATGATCTGCCCGAACGATCAGTGGTTCGACTACCGCCGACAGCTGTGCGACTTTACGCAGAACGTGCAGTGTGAGGTGCATGACGTGCTGCCGCCTCCACTGCCCACCGATGGCATCTGTACTGGGCAGTCCAACTCGATCCAGGTGCTGCATCCGGTGTTCTGTAATCGGTTCTACATCTGCGTCGATCAGGTCGGCTTCCCGCAGATCTGTCCCGCTGGATTGTGGTTCGACGAGACCCGCCAAACCTGTGCCAGCCCGACGGAGGTTGACTGTCCCAATGGACTCACGACGACGCCTTCACCGATCGAAGGTATCTGTAACGATGTGCCGCAGGGCACGTACGTCCCGAACCCGCTCGACTGCAGCCGTTACTACGTGTGCGTGAACAACTACCCGTACTCGGTGCAATGCCCGGGTGGCAACTGGTTCGACAGTAATCTGCTGCGCTGCGTCCCAATCGATGAGGCGGAATGTGCCGACACGGTCACGACCGTACCGACGCCGGGAGTATGCGCCGGTCGGGAGgatggtgtgcgtgtgccaaGCCCGGATAGCTGTTCGCTGTTCTACACCTGTCTGAACGAGATCGGAGAACCGTCGTTCTGTCCACCGGGACTGTGGTTCAGCGAGGAGCTGCAGGACTGTGACGAGGCGGACAATGTCGAGTGTACGGTGGAACCGTCCACACCACCAACCGGTGGCATCTGCACGGGCCAGCCGGACGGAGCGTACGTGGCGAGCCCCTACTCCTGCCGCCAGTTCTACGTGTGCGTTAACGAGGCGGGCTATCCAACGTTCTGCTTCGGCGATCTGTTTTTCAGTGAGGCGGCGCAGGAATGTGTCGATCCCTCCGAGTCCGAGTGTGTCGAGTAA
- the LOC120895528 gene encoding ras-related protein Rap-2b-like isoform X2, with the protein MPGTCHRLRIPSIVSSRSSKSGVGTSTSSSSSSSSSAAVCTAADDDLFGCEGAVPASPPATVKKERHRVTMMGAARVGKSSIISQFLYEKYLSRYKQTIEEMHRGEYELPDGSSLTLDILDTSGSYQFPAMRALSINTSGAFILVYAVDDEETWNEVERLREQIISVRGTRVPIVIVGNKADVPEEDRQIPFKVARSRALLEWGCGYAECSAKNNEGILTVFKQLLRQANIEYNLSPAVRRRRKSLPSYTGATNPARANSAKYYLKRHSCSVQ; encoded by the exons ATGCCGGGTACCTGTCACCGGCTACGAATACCTTCGATCGTCTCCAGCCGCTCTTCCAAGAGCGGCGTCGGTAcgtccacctcctcctcctcatcctcctcttcctcggCCGCCGTCTGCACCGCAGCGGATGACGATCTGTTCGGGTGTGAGGGAGCCGTGCCGGCCTCCCCACCGGCCACGGTAAAGAAGGAACGGCACCGGGTCACGATGATGGGTGCGGCACGCGTGGGCAAATCTTCGATCATCTCCCAGTTCCTGTACGAGAAGTATCTGTCCCGGTACAAGCAGACGATCGAGGAGATGCACCGCGGCGAGTACGAGCTGCCGGACGGGTCGAGCCTGACGCTGGACATCCTGGACACGTCCGGATCGTACCAGTTCCCGGCGATGCGCGCCCTGTCGATCAACACGAGCGGTGCGTTCATACTGGTGTACGCGGTGGACGACGAGGAGACCTGGAACGAGGTGGAACGATTGCGGGAACAG ATCATCTCCGTGCGAGGCACCCGCGTACCGATCGTGATCGTCGGCAACAAGGCGGACGTACCGGAGGAGGACCGGCAGATACCGTTCAAGGTCGCCCGGTCCCGGGCCCTGCTCGAGTGGGGCTGCGGCTATGCGGAATGTTCGGCCAAAAACAACGAGGGCATCCTGACCGTCTTCAAGCAGCTGCTGCGCCAGGCGAACATCGAGTACAATCTAAGCCCGGCCGTGCGACGCCGCCGGAAGTCGCTGCCGAGCTACACCGGTGCGACCAATCCGGCCCGGGCCAACTCCGCCAAATACTATCTGAAGCGGCACTCCTGCTCGGTACAGTAA
- the LOC120895528 gene encoding GTP-binding protein Rhes-like isoform X1 — protein MLSWHIERAVKVLRHYSLLVLSLIKVSFGWLLEMAIGSERLGSRVRSFFFRLPQKRTPVRPPSDTIALLDAMPGTCHRLRIPSIVSSRSSKSGVGTSTSSSSSSSSSAAVCTAADDDLFGCEGAVPASPPATVKKERHRVTMMGAARVGKSSIISQFLYEKYLSRYKQTIEEMHRGEYELPDGSSLTLDILDTSGSYQFPAMRALSINTSGAFILVYAVDDEETWNEVERLREQIISVRGTRVPIVIVGNKADVPEEDRQIPFKVARSRALLEWGCGYAECSAKNNEGILTVFKQLLRQANIEYNLSPAVRRRRKSLPSYTGATNPARANSAKYYLKRHSCSVQ, from the exons ATGCTAAGCTGGCATATTGAACGAGCGGTGAAGGTCCTTCGGCATTATTCGCTGCTGGTGCTTAGCTTAATTAAGGTATCTTTTGGATGGCTTCTGGAGATGGCGATTGGAAGCGAACGATTAG GGAGCAGAGTAAggagtttcttttttcgcCTGCCCCAAAAGCGCACCCCAGTGCGCCCACCCAGTGACACGATTGCGCTGCTCGACGCGATGCCGGGTACCTGTCACCGGCTACGAATACCTTCGATCGTCTCCAGCCGCTCTTCCAAGAGCGGCGTCGGTAcgtccacctcctcctcctcatcctcctcttcctcggCCGCCGTCTGCACCGCAGCGGATGACGATCTGTTCGGGTGTGAGGGAGCCGTGCCGGCCTCCCCACCGGCCACGGTAAAGAAGGAACGGCACCGGGTCACGATGATGGGTGCGGCACGCGTGGGCAAATCTTCGATCATCTCCCAGTTCCTGTACGAGAAGTATCTGTCCCGGTACAAGCAGACGATCGAGGAGATGCACCGCGGCGAGTACGAGCTGCCGGACGGGTCGAGCCTGACGCTGGACATCCTGGACACGTCCGGATCGTACCAGTTCCCGGCGATGCGCGCCCTGTCGATCAACACGAGCGGTGCGTTCATACTGGTGTACGCGGTGGACGACGAGGAGACCTGGAACGAGGTGGAACGATTGCGGGAACAG ATCATCTCCGTGCGAGGCACCCGCGTACCGATCGTGATCGTCGGCAACAAGGCGGACGTACCGGAGGAGGACCGGCAGATACCGTTCAAGGTCGCCCGGTCCCGGGCCCTGCTCGAGTGGGGCTGCGGCTATGCGGAATGTTCGGCCAAAAACAACGAGGGCATCCTGACCGTCTTCAAGCAGCTGCTGCGCCAGGCGAACATCGAGTACAATCTAAGCCCGGCCGTGCGACGCCGCCGGAAGTCGCTGCCGAGCTACACCGGTGCGACCAATCCGGCCCGGGCCAACTCCGCCAAATACTATCTGAAGCGGCACTCCTGCTCGGTACAGTAA
- the LOC120895529 gene encoding uncharacterized protein LOC120895529 — MVSSVWLVPVLVFGVHYASAWGTTNYNFDADISFLIYDWTQSKFAQQTTAETNFATFGCKPAEPFVVVVHGWTEGCSNTQWVRDTLNNFIIHRKGCILCLDYSVIADGNDYFTVAKLMEPIARTLEKKLRQLFTFGIAPASGMVYGFSLGAHVAFQAGRNLAPQKLGRIDACDPVGIAFDKNDTYTALRVTDSATEVQCIHTSSDIGTTRRDCHKDWIMGYCGWVQFAAGLKTSHELCPIFYNAAFWFDFKAVYNPYVCPTSRAVSSWPAGFKMGYFMPQGTTLMGDLFSKTMAKYPYN, encoded by the exons ATGGTGAGCAGCGTGTGGTTGGTGCCGGTGCTCGTGTTCGGTGTACATTACGCTTCCGCTTGGGGAACGACCAATTATAATTTCGATGCGGACATCTCCTTCCTCATCTACGATTG gaCGCAAAGCAAGTTCGCGCAGCAAACCACCGCCGAGACGAACTTTGCCACGTTCGGGTGTAAGCCGGCGGAACCGTTTGTGGTCGTGGTGCACGGCTGGACGGAGGGCTGCAGCAACACCCAGTGGGTGCGGGACACGCTCAACAACTTCATCATCCACCGGAAGGGGTGCATTCTCTGCCTGGACTACAGTGTCATTGCCGATGGGAACGATTACTTTACCGTCGCCAAACTGATGGAACCGATCGCACGGACGCTCGAGAAGAAGCTGCGCCAGCTGTTTACGTTTGGCATTGCGCCGGCTAGCGGGATGGTGTACGGGTTCAGTCTTGGAGCGCATGTCGCGTTCCAGGCCGGGCGCAATCTTGCCCCCCAAAAGCTGGGTCGCATTGATG CTTGCGATCCGGTGGGTATTGCTTTCGACAAGAACGACACGTACACGGCACTGCGCGTAACGGATTCGGCCACCGAGGTGCAGTGTATACACACGAGCAGCGATATTGGGACGACTCGGCGCGACTGCCACAAGGACTGGATCATGGGCTACTGCGGTTGGGTGCAGTTCGCTGCCGGGCTGAAAACATCGCACGAGCTGTGTCCGATCTTTTACAATGCGGCGTTCTGGTTCGACTTTAAGGCGGTGTACAATCCGTACGTGTGTCCTACGTCGCGTGCCGTCAGCTCGTGGCCAGCCGGGTTCAAGATGGGCTACTTTATGCCGCAGGGAAC CACACTGATGGGAGACCTGTTCTCGAAGACGATGGCAAAATATCCTTAcaattga
- the LOC120894705 gene encoding uncharacterized protein LOC120894705: protein MIVRSGAVLSLLGAFLAVRGAPYGGGHDDGEFRDKKYDEQLKQVSKVGNTYVAALEIYDNPPDQDNARKEVDNFPSNIYSKYDNLQHKVKSFFDAEPIIDNIRESDKYGNTGDQFYFITKPLVETTAKVNMFINSVIAAPKKLLGGFQKQANDKLNDVGAALVGL from the exons ATGATTGTTCGATCAGGTGCTGTTTTATCGCTGCTTGGAGCGTTCCTGGCTGTTAGAGGAGCTCCCTACGGTGGTGGCCACGATGATGGCGAGTTTCGGGACAAAAAGTACGACGAACAGTTGAAACAGGTCTCCAAAGTGGGCAATACCTAT GTGGCCGCACTGGAAATTTACGACAACCCGCCCGATCAGGACAATGCCCGTAAGGAGGTGGACAACTTCCCTTCCAACATCTACAGCAAGTACGACAATCTGCAGCACAAAGTGAAGAGCTTCTTCGAT GCTGAGCCCATCATTGATAACATACGAGAATCGGACAAGTATGGTAACACGGGCGATCAGTTTTACTTCATCACGAAACCGTTGGTGGAAACGACCGCCAAGGTGAACATGTTCATCAACTCGGTGATAGCG GCGCCCAAGAAGCTGCTCGGTGGCTTCCAGAAACAGGCCAACGATAAGCTGAACGATGTCGGTGCGGCATTGGTTGGATTGTAG
- the LOC120894703 gene encoding uncharacterized protein LOC120894703, whose translation MVLCRLNHTVCAVIFILSVVNQLQCRPLPDHPADGDAEAKIQADRELLNTVTYVGNNKVYGLLSNEQPPMREAKLEKEDFDSTFLTKLDNVQKKFVTKGNVPALVDQTHPKDYYGNDVKDEAIRRGFVGIVEQLSNVFNAIVEKVPKGAVTNLNKSVLNRLNQIGAVLVGLEDAKKK comes from the exons ATGGTCCTTTGTCGGCTAAACCACACTGTGTGTGCAGTGATCTTCATCTTGTCGGTCGTAAATCAGCTCCAATGTCGGCCCCTGCCCGATCATCCCGCAGACGGTGATGCGGAGGCCAAAATCCAAGCTGACCGTGAGCTGCTCAATACAGTGACCTACGTCGGCAACAACAAG GTGTACGGACTACTCTCCAATGAGCAACCGCCGATGCGTGAAGCAAAGCTCGAGAAGGAGGACTTTGACTCAACCTTCCTCACCAAGCTGGACAACGTGCAGAAGAAGTTCGTCACCAAGGGCAAT GTCCCAGCGCTGGTGGATCAAACGCATCCCAAGGATTATTACGGCAATGACGTCAAAGATGAAGCCATTCGCCGCGGTTTCGTCGGAATAGTCGAGCAGTTGTCCAACGTTTTCAACGCGATTGTTGAG aaagTCCCCAAGGGAGCAGTCACAAACCTGAACAAAAGTGTGCTGAACCGTCTCAACCAGATCGGTGCCGTGCTGGTCGGACTTGAGGATGCGAAAAAGAAGTAG
- the LOC120894702 gene encoding tetraspanin-9, translating into MGSTGYTCIRRTFCSFNILIWLCGSGFLAIGVWLHFAFPGYATLLPDHAVLSADCMFITIGVISFVIAFFGCCGSWFQSRCFLVIYFTLVVLLFLSEFLLGSLAFVFRGGIGRMLTQELKYGIEKHYNVSDRGGFLTPSVASIWDNLQVDLQCCGVSSYEDWYDISAWPGERWVPQSCCRSQYNSLFSEGSGDELANVDCRKAGNPALLWDKSCGQILQMWFVQRLHIVGTVVLVIGFLQLFGLISSMLLFCTVKHKRSSKTYKSYSPTVDTTLNRNGTSATYMDD; encoded by the exons ATGGGCAGTACGGGGTACACGTGCATAAGGCGGACGTTTTGTTCCTTCAACATTCTCATATGG CTCTGCGGTAGCGGATTCCTGGCGATAGGCGTTTGGCTCCACTTTGCCTTCCCCGGGTATGCCACGCTGCTGCCGGACCATGCCGTACTGAGTGCGGACTGTATGTTCATAACGATCGGTGTGATCAGCTTCGTGATCGCGTTCTTCGGTTGCTGCGGTTCTTGGTTCCAGTCACGATGCTTCCTGGTGATT TACTTTACGCTGGTTGTGCTACTGTTCCTCAGTGAGTTCCTGCTGGGTTCGCTGGCGTTTGTGTTCCGCGGAGGCATTGGCCGCATGCTAACCCAGGAGCTGAAGTACGGCATCGAGAAGCACTACAATGTGTCGGACCGGGGCGGATTCCTCACACCGTCGGTGGCATCGATTTGGGACAATCTTCAGGTGGAT CTACAATGCTGTGGTGTTTCGTCGTACGAAGATTGGTACGACATCAGTGCGTGGCCGGGCGAGCGATGGGTACCACAGTCCTGCTGCCGTTCCCAGTACAACTCCCTGTTTTCGGAGGGTTCCGGCGATGAGCTAGCGAACGTTGACTGTCGGAA AGCTGGCAATCCGGCCCTGCTGTGGGATAAGAGCTGTGGTCAGATTCTTCAGATGTGGTTCGTGCAGCGGCTTCATATAGTGGGAACGGTTGTACTGGTGATAGGCTTCCTTCAG CTATTTGGACTCATATCATCCATGCTGCTGTTCTGCACCGTCAAACACAAACGTTCCTCCAAAACGTACAAATCCTACTCACCCACCGTTGATACGACGCTCAACCGCAATGGCACCAGCGCGACCTACATGGACGACTGA